The following are encoded together in the Oceanobacillus zhaokaii genome:
- a CDS encoding MoeB/ThiF family adenylyltransferase produces the protein MNDRYSRQSLFKPIGEAGQRKIGKKHVLIMGCGALGTANAETLVRAGIGKLTIIDRDYVEYSNLQRQQLFTEKDADNQVPKAIAAKKALNAINSNVIIDAYVMDVTGVSLEPLLVDVDLVIDATDNFDIRFTMNDLIHKSHIPWIFGSCVSSTGMSYTILPGETPCLYCLLNTTTLSGATCDSVGIIASAVQMVVAHQTTEALKLLVEDKRALRTKLVMFDLWTNQYHSINVDRAKKDGCPTCGTQPTYPYLSYEAQTKTEVLCGRNTVQIRSNREVLLNNLANRLKRLGKVNVNEFLLSIDYDAYRVVIFRDGRAFVHGTDSLEKAKKIYYQLVG, from the coding sequence ATGAATGATAGGTATTCCAGGCAGTCTTTATTTAAACCAATTGGAGAAGCGGGGCAAAGGAAAATTGGAAAAAAACATGTCCTGATTATGGGCTGCGGGGCCTTAGGAACTGCAAATGCTGAAACCCTAGTACGGGCTGGTATTGGAAAACTAACCATTATAGACAGGGACTATGTAGAATACAGTAATTTACAGCGTCAGCAATTATTCACAGAAAAGGATGCTGATAATCAAGTACCAAAAGCTATTGCCGCTAAGAAAGCATTAAATGCTATTAACTCTAATGTAATTATTGATGCGTATGTAATGGATGTTACAGGTGTTTCGCTTGAACCACTGCTTGTAGATGTTGATTTAGTCATTGACGCGACAGATAATTTTGATATCCGTTTTACAATGAATGATTTGATTCATAAATCTCATATTCCGTGGATATTCGGTTCTTGTGTAAGCAGTACAGGAATGAGTTATACGATTTTGCCAGGTGAAACTCCGTGCCTCTATTGTTTATTAAATACAACAACACTGTCTGGTGCAACCTGTGATTCAGTTGGGATTATTGCCTCCGCAGTGCAAATGGTTGTTGCCCATCAGACGACAGAGGCACTAAAACTATTAGTTGAGGACAAGAGAGCTTTACGAACAAAGCTTGTCATGTTTGATCTTTGGACGAATCAGTATCATTCGATTAACGTAGACCGTGCGAAAAAAGATGGTTGCCCAACTTGTGGGACACAGCCAACTTATCCATATTTAAGCTATGAAGCTCAGACAAAAACTGAGGTGCTCTGTGGAAGAAACACGGTTCAAATCAGATCAAATCGTGAAGTATTACTGAATAATTTAGCAAATCGTCTGAAGAGATTAGGTAAAGTAAATGTGAATGAATTTCTGCTTTCTATTGATTATGATGCCTACAGGGTTGTCATTTTCCGTGATGGAAGAGCATTTGTCCATGGTACAGATTCATTAGAGAAAGCGAAGAAAATCTACTATCAACTTGTTGGATAA
- the moaA gene encoding GTP 3',8-cyclase MoaA has translation MAVITDKFGRPLQDLRISVTDRCNFRCTYCMPREIFGKDYAFLPKDHLLNNEEIVRLARAFIGLGVNKIRLTGGEPLLRRDLPQLIESLNTIEGLEDIALTTNASLLPNKAEAIKAAGLTRINVSLDALDNELFQAVNDSGVSSERVLKGIEKALEVGLEVKVNMVVKKGMNESEIIPMAKYFKDKGITLRYIEFMDVGTTNGWDFSKVVTKKEIIQQLSEQFELEPVDPMYLGEVAKRYRYVGTNTEVGFITSISESFCSTCTRARIAADGKLYTCLFASSGFDLRKLVRSEANDEKIKETVASIWNERGDRYSDERMEISAKNKEKIEMSYIGG, from the coding sequence ATGGCAGTAATTACGGATAAATTTGGCAGGCCCTTACAGGATTTGCGCATTTCTGTAACGGATCGCTGTAATTTCCGCTGCACATATTGTATGCCGAGAGAAATCTTTGGTAAGGATTATGCTTTTTTACCAAAGGATCATTTATTGAATAATGAAGAGATCGTACGTCTAGCAAGGGCATTTATTGGGCTAGGTGTTAACAAAATTCGTTTGACAGGTGGGGAGCCTTTACTGCGAAGAGACCTGCCTCAGCTGATTGAAAGCTTGAACACGATTGAAGGCTTAGAAGATATCGCTTTAACAACAAATGCATCGCTGCTACCTAATAAAGCTGAAGCTATTAAGGCAGCAGGACTTACGCGAATCAATGTTAGCTTAGATGCCCTGGACAATGAATTGTTTCAAGCAGTGAATGATAGTGGTGTCAGCTCAGAGCGTGTATTAAAAGGCATTGAGAAGGCACTGGAAGTAGGTTTAGAAGTTAAGGTTAATATGGTTGTTAAGAAAGGTATGAATGAGAGCGAAATCATACCTATGGCGAAATACTTTAAAGATAAAGGAATTACATTGAGATACATCGAATTTATGGATGTGGGAACGACGAATGGCTGGGACTTTAGTAAAGTGGTTACAAAAAAAGAAATCATTCAACAGCTCTCTGAACAATTCGAGCTTGAGCCGGTCGATCCTATGTATTTAGGTGAAGTTGCAAAGCGGTATCGCTATGTAGGGACGAATACTGAAGTGGGATTCATTACTTCGATTTCTGAATCTTTCTGTTCTACTTGCACTCGGGCGAGAATTGCTGCAGATGGTAAACTTTATACATGTTTATTCGCAAGCAGTGGATTTGATTTGCGAAAGCTTGTCCGTTCAGAGGCGAATGATGAAAAAATCAAAGAAACGGTTGCTTCTATATGGAATGAGCGGGGAGATCGTTACTCTGATGAGCGAATGGAAATATCCGCTAAAAATAAGGAGAAGATAGAAATGTCTTATATTGGTGGCTAA
- a CDS encoding nucleotidyltransferase family protein translates to MMNIYSIILAAGSSSRMGTHKQLLKLGEQTILEHVINLTITIEFSKIIAVIGNEKDRVRNQIFIDEPRFIWSVNEEYNKGQSTSIKTGIRTIGEEYVNVMIFLGDLPFIKKETAGRIYRAGLSELAGNTNPFIIQPVYKGMPGHPVFFGNMPNKYFDLLEGDKGAKVLMKSISSHIKIGVDDEGILFDIDTPKDYFEAKQMMKNEKQ, encoded by the coding sequence ATGATGAATATATATTCGATTATATTAGCTGCTGGCAGTTCAAGCAGAATGGGTACACATAAGCAGCTGCTCAAATTAGGAGAACAAACCATTTTAGAGCATGTCATTAATCTCACAATTACAATAGAATTTTCTAAAATCATCGCAGTAATTGGCAATGAGAAAGATAGAGTTCGTAATCAAATATTCATAGATGAACCACGTTTTATTTGGTCAGTTAACGAGGAATACAATAAGGGCCAAAGCACATCCATTAAAACAGGAATCCGTACCATAGGTGAAGAATATGTTAATGTCATGATCTTTCTGGGAGATTTACCTTTTATTAAGAAAGAAACAGCAGGTCGCATCTACCGAGCTGGACTCTCAGAGCTTGCTGGGAATACAAATCCTTTTATCATTCAGCCAGTATACAAGGGTATGCCTGGACATCCCGTGTTTTTTGGCAATATGCCTAACAAGTATTTCGATTTATTAGAGGGAGATAAAGGCGCGAAAGTCTTAATGAAATCAATTTCTTCGCATATTAAGATTGGAGTAGACGATGAAGGAATTTTATTCGATATTGATACTCCTAAAGATTATTTTGAGGCTAAGCAAATGATGAAAAATGAAAAACAGTGA
- a CDS encoding XdhC family protein encodes MKKSAAFDAWLAAVEMEKSGVIATLLQTNPTQGKLNSEGLFISKDHSFVGSLGDAYLEEQVIQLAKQKLAEKNPSSETRIFQLLNKQEVAIFIDVFVPQPNILIFGAGHDAIPVANFIAASGFRTTIVDQRPLYNTEERFPNTERIIARAADFKEKVIIGDNTYVIVMNHHLERDQEALTFALNTKAPYIGVLGPRSRRDRIINKIKASGAAVTESQMSRLYNPIGLDIGARTPEEIAISIAAEIIAIKNGYPGGFLKDSEFIHHASTVRGENG; translated from the coding sequence ATGAAAAAGAGTGCTGCATTTGACGCATGGCTTGCTGCTGTAGAAATGGAGAAATCTGGAGTGATTGCGACGTTATTGCAAACCAATCCGACACAAGGAAAACTGAATAGCGAAGGATTATTTATTTCTAAGGATCATTCATTCGTCGGTTCCCTGGGAGATGCATATCTTGAGGAGCAGGTTATTCAACTGGCAAAGCAAAAGCTTGCTGAAAAAAATCCATCCTCTGAAACTAGGATTTTTCAATTATTGAATAAACAGGAGGTGGCCATCTTTATTGATGTGTTTGTACCACAACCGAATATCTTAATATTTGGTGCAGGGCATGATGCTATACCGGTCGCTAATTTTATTGCAGCATCTGGTTTTAGAACAACCATCGTTGATCAAAGGCCACTTTATAATACGGAGGAAAGATTTCCTAATACAGAAAGAATTATAGCAAGGGCCGCTGACTTTAAGGAGAAGGTGATAATAGGTGACAATACATATGTTATCGTGATGAATCATCATCTGGAAAGAGATCAGGAGGCTTTGACGTTTGCCCTGAATACCAAAGCTCCTTATATTGGTGTTCTTGGCCCCCGGTCTAGAAGAGATCGAATTATCAATAAGATAAAAGCAAGCGGAGCAGCAGTTACAGAGAGTCAAATGAGCCGGCTGTATAACCCGATTGGATTGGATATTGGAGCAAGGACACCTGAAGAGATAGCAATCAGTATAGCGGCAGAGATAATTGCCATAAAAAATGGTTATCCCGGTGGTTTCTTGAAGGATTCTGAGTTCATTCATCATGCATCTACCGTACGTGGTGAAAATGGATGA
- a CDS encoding XdhC family protein: MLENASVIEAIRAARKNDKKTALATVVRVHGSAYRREGAKMIIDEDEKRVGMISGGCLESDVAAVAKEVIASGIPVLKKYDMDEDLVWGLGLGCPGKVEIYIEPIS; this comes from the coding sequence ATGTTAGAGAATGCAAGCGTAATAGAAGCTATTCGAGCAGCAAGAAAAAATGATAAAAAAACAGCATTGGCAACGGTCGTGCGTGTACATGGATCGGCATATCGCCGTGAAGGTGCAAAGATGATTATTGATGAAGATGAAAAACGCGTCGGCATGATTTCTGGAGGCTGTCTTGAGTCAGATGTTGCTGCGGTTGCTAAGGAAGTTATCGCGTCAGGAATACCAGTACTTAAAAAGTATGATATGGATGAAGATCTTGTTTGGGGACTTGGCTTAGGCTGTCCTGGAAAAGTGGAAATATATATCGAACCAATTTCATAA
- a CDS encoding vWA domain-containing protein has product MNQSQNLPEYLLYFFRYLRDLKLLIGIKEMADAYSALDAINIMDREQFKLALKIVLVSSKEEEEIFEQAFYQFFIRDLREEHKQNLLHFHSDDGMDHLLVNNERDEKNQKHKQGKAADGDEYSSLHPEGEEAANPNITSGIVTDILPMDDEVNGNATMPLWSAAKGLNKRGQKIEAQITTKQFSKMEKTAKKLLRQVNIKQSRRSAVKRKGNVLHLQKTIRKSIQTGTEPFELVMKGPRKQKANYVLLCDTSRSMSATVGTFLQFAFALKKLHQNVEVFLFSTKLTRVTDQLSAVNDLPPTLHIRHEEWGGGTCIGESLHDFVEKYAVKVLKKNTVVIIASDGLDAGEIKHLQWSMNEIAIRSEAIIWVNPLLAIEGYEPTAQAMNISLPYINHFLSLEDFQCFNKKI; this is encoded by the coding sequence ATGAACCAATCACAAAACCTGCCAGAATATTTACTGTATTTTTTTCGTTATTTACGAGATTTGAAATTGCTCATAGGTATAAAAGAAATGGCAGATGCCTATTCAGCCTTGGATGCTATTAATATTATGGATCGTGAACAATTCAAGCTGGCATTAAAAATAGTATTAGTTTCCAGCAAGGAAGAAGAAGAAATCTTTGAGCAAGCCTTCTATCAATTTTTTATCAGAGACTTACGTGAAGAGCATAAGCAGAATTTACTGCACTTTCATTCTGATGATGGGATGGATCATTTGCTTGTTAATAATGAACGGGATGAGAAAAATCAAAAGCATAAACAGGGTAAAGCCGCCGATGGAGATGAATATTCTTCTTTGCATCCTGAAGGAGAAGAAGCTGCAAATCCTAATATTACATCAGGCATCGTCACTGATATTTTACCAATGGATGATGAGGTTAATGGAAACGCCACAATGCCTCTATGGTCTGCAGCCAAAGGTCTGAATAAGCGAGGACAGAAAATAGAAGCACAAATTACCACTAAACAATTTTCAAAAATGGAAAAAACGGCAAAAAAATTGTTACGTCAAGTAAATATAAAACAGTCTAGGCGTTCAGCGGTTAAAAGAAAAGGGAATGTATTACATCTGCAGAAAACAATAAGAAAAAGTATTCAGACGGGAACTGAACCTTTCGAGCTTGTAATGAAAGGCCCAAGAAAGCAAAAAGCGAATTATGTATTATTATGTGATACTAGCCGTTCGATGTCTGCCACTGTGGGTACATTTTTACAGTTTGCTTTTGCGTTAAAGAAGCTACATCAAAATGTGGAAGTCTTTCTGTTTTCAACCAAACTGACAAGAGTAACCGACCAGTTATCTGCTGTAAATGACCTACCTCCAACGCTTCATATTCGCCATGAGGAATGGGGAGGCGGAACTTGTATCGGTGAGTCGCTGCATGATTTTGTTGAGAAATATGCTGTGAAGGTTTTAAAGAAGAACACAGTCGTGATTATTGCCAGTGATGGGCTAGATGCAGGAGAAATCAAGCATTTACAGTGGTCGATGAATGAAATAGCTATCCGAAGTGAGGCAATTATTTGGGTGAATCCTCTACTCGCTATCGAAGGATATGAACCAACTGCACAGGCGATGAATATTTCCCTTCCATATATTAATCATTTTCTGAGTTTGGAAGACTTTCAATGCTTCAATAAAAAAATCTAG
- a CDS encoding AAA family ATPase — MNEQTSSIEKVFYENGYITDQPTLVALKLVQALKKPLLLEGPAGVGKTEIAKVLAKSLDTKLIRLQCYEGLDVHSALYEWNYAKQMLHIRLTENTQLSVDERESTIYGKEFLLSRPLLEAFTESEAAPVLLIDEIDRADEAFEAFLLEALAEFQITIPEIGTIKAKQQPYIILTSNRTRELSDALRRRCLYQWVSFPDYKKEVSILQTRLPELNQNLAEQIAKFMESIRQIPLQKVPGVAESLDWARALIELHQSELNKDTVRETLGCFLKNHDDWDKVEKELNQGTLLRSNG, encoded by the coding sequence ATGAATGAACAAACGAGTTCCATAGAGAAGGTATTTTATGAAAATGGCTATATAACCGACCAGCCTACTTTAGTCGCATTAAAGCTTGTCCAGGCCTTAAAAAAGCCTTTATTGCTTGAAGGACCGGCAGGAGTCGGAAAGACGGAGATTGCTAAGGTATTGGCAAAGTCGCTCGATACGAAATTAATTCGATTACAGTGTTATGAAGGTCTAGACGTGCATAGTGCTTTATATGAATGGAACTACGCGAAGCAAATGCTACATATCCGACTGACAGAGAATACACAATTATCGGTTGATGAAAGAGAATCAACGATATATGGCAAGGAATTTTTATTATCTCGCCCACTTTTAGAAGCATTTACTGAAAGTGAAGCTGCTCCCGTTTTATTAATTGATGAAATTGACCGAGCGGATGAAGCATTTGAGGCATTCCTCCTGGAAGCACTTGCTGAGTTTCAAATTACGATTCCTGAAATTGGCACGATTAAGGCAAAACAGCAGCCATATATTATTTTGACTTCAAATCGAACACGGGAATTAAGTGACGCACTTAGAAGAAGATGTCTGTATCAATGGGTTTCATTTCCTGATTATAAGAAGGAAGTTTCTATTTTACAGACACGTTTACCCGAGCTGAATCAGAATTTAGCTGAACAGATCGCGAAATTCATGGAGTCGATTCGTCAAATACCGTTGCAAAAGGTCCCTGGAGTTGCTGAAAGCTTAGACTGGGCGAGAGCGCTCATCGAGTTGCATCAAAGTGAGCTGAATAAAGATACTGTTAGGGAAACACTAGGATGTTTTCTTAAAAACCATGATGATTGGGATAAGGTTGAAAAAGAGCTGAACCAAGGGACGCTTCTCCGTTCTAATGGTTAG
- a CDS encoding FAD binding domain-containing protein, with product MIPSKFDFVRAESVEHVVQLLQDSDGEGKIIAGGHSLLPLMKFRVTEPGKLIDISRIPSLKGVRVERDRVVVGAMMTHREVAEDQIIKEHIPVLSDAARLVGDIQIRNRGTIGGNIAHGDAIADLPAPALALDANLIICGEDGMDVINIDGFFLGPLITALPENSVVTSISFEIPPSHTKSAYLKYFHPATGYPVVGVAIVLGVNSDGLADYVRVGITGSGDVAYRAKSVEQELIGKPLTEDVIAHASKLAADDGDIGSDLFASESYRRNLCSVYTRRAISSLLI from the coding sequence ATGATACCATCTAAATTTGATTTTGTTCGTGCAGAGTCTGTAGAGCATGTCGTGCAATTATTGCAGGATAGTGATGGAGAAGGAAAAATTATTGCTGGTGGTCATAGTTTACTCCCATTAATGAAATTTAGAGTGACAGAGCCTGGAAAATTGATAGATATCAGCAGAATACCATCTCTAAAAGGTGTACGAGTTGAGAGAGACCGCGTTGTCGTTGGTGCGATGATGACCCATCGTGAAGTTGCTGAGGACCAGATAATTAAGGAGCATATCCCGGTACTTTCAGACGCTGCTAGATTGGTTGGCGATATACAAATTAGAAATCGCGGAACAATCGGTGGAAATATTGCCCATGGCGATGCAATTGCTGATTTGCCAGCACCAGCTTTAGCGCTTGATGCAAATCTGATTATTTGCGGTGAGGACGGGATGGATGTTATTAATATCGATGGATTTTTCTTGGGGCCGCTTATTACAGCCTTGCCGGAAAACAGTGTCGTTACGAGCATCAGCTTTGAAATCCCACCTTCACATACTAAATCGGCATACTTGAAATATTTCCATCCAGCAACAGGCTATCCGGTTGTAGGGGTTGCAATTGTTTTAGGAGTAAATAGCGATGGATTGGCAGACTATGTTCGGGTCGGAATTACTGGTTCAGGAGATGTAGCCTATCGTGCGAAATCAGTAGAGCAAGAATTGATAGGTAAACCTTTAACAGAAGATGTGATTGCTCATGCATCGAAGCTTGCTGCTGACGATGGTGATATCGGCAGTGACTTATTTGCTTCTGAATCCTACCGAAGAAATTTATGCAGTGTGTATACAAGGAGAGCAATTTCCTCTCTATTAATTTAA
- a CDS encoding xanthine dehydrogenase family protein molybdopterin-binding subunit, whose amino-acid sequence MANKVGARIKRKEDPRLLTGNGYFSDDIQLPGMLHAAILRSPHAHAMIKSINVEKALEAPGVVAIYTGKDLEGKIGRIPSSWLIPGSNLKEAPQYPLAIDRVRYVGDGVVLVIAEDRYGVRDVLDLIEVDYELLPVSVRQKEAMQGNAPLVHDDIENNIAFHWKAGEVPDEEIENAEVVVRESFNVQRVAPSPIETRAAIGQYNPGNGELTLWCTSQNPHIHRMVLSEVLNISEAKLRVIAPDIGGGFGGKIGVYPDEALIGYAARDLKQPVKWIEERNEHFSAANHGRDEIIDVELAGTRDGKLTAIRVKNTANMGAYLSTFGPGVPTIDFGLMITGAYDIPKAACETFGVYTNTTPTDAYRGAGKPESTYQIERMIDLFAREIGMDPVEFRRKNFAKKEDFPYTNAQGLVYDSGDYEKPLNKALEILDYKKLRAEQEALRKEGKLIGIGFSTYVELCGFGPSAVAGAIGFQGGVWENATIRVHPSGKVTVFSGTSPHGQGHNTTFSQVVSDKLGIPLEDIEFVFSDTKAVSMGWGTYGSRSVAVGGGAISIAADRIIEKAKKIAAHELETSVEDIDFEDGVFKISGVPGMERKFVDIAKSANYAWNLPEGVEPALEAQAFFDPENFVYPFGTHIVVAEVDKDTGQIELKRYVAVDDVGRVINPLTSEGQVHGGIAQGVGQAMWEGIVYSDQGQLLSGSFMDYTMPKARFFPTIETAFTETLSPVNQLGAKGIGETGTTASIAAVMNAVVDALQPYGVTDVEMPLTPEKIWNIIQTGGENNDTI is encoded by the coding sequence ATGGCCAATAAAGTAGGTGCTAGGATTAAGCGGAAAGAAGATCCGAGGCTGCTGACTGGAAACGGATATTTTTCAGATGATATCCAACTTCCAGGTATGCTGCATGCTGCAATTCTAAGGAGTCCCCATGCACATGCAATGATTAAGAGTATTAATGTTGAAAAAGCATTAGAAGCCCCAGGAGTTGTGGCAATTTACACAGGAAAAGATTTGGAAGGGAAAATTGGACGTATCCCTTCTTCGTGGCTCATTCCAGGTTCAAACTTAAAGGAAGCTCCACAATATCCACTGGCGATAGATCGTGTACGTTATGTTGGTGATGGTGTTGTGCTAGTGATTGCGGAAGATCGTTATGGTGTTCGGGATGTATTAGATCTGATTGAAGTTGACTATGAACTGCTGCCTGTTTCTGTAAGACAGAAAGAAGCGATGCAGGGAAATGCACCGCTTGTTCATGATGATATCGAAAACAATATTGCCTTTCATTGGAAAGCAGGAGAAGTACCTGATGAAGAAATCGAAAATGCAGAGGTTGTTGTTCGGGAAAGCTTCAATGTGCAGCGTGTTGCACCTAGCCCAATAGAAACACGTGCGGCAATCGGACAGTATAACCCTGGTAATGGAGAACTAACCTTATGGTGCACATCGCAGAACCCGCATATCCATCGGATGGTGCTGTCTGAAGTATTGAATATTTCGGAAGCAAAATTAAGAGTTATCGCTCCTGATATAGGTGGAGGCTTTGGTGGGAAAATTGGAGTTTATCCTGACGAGGCATTGATTGGCTATGCAGCAAGAGACCTGAAACAGCCTGTAAAGTGGATTGAAGAAAGAAACGAGCATTTTTCAGCTGCAAACCATGGAAGAGATGAAATTATTGACGTGGAGCTGGCTGGAACACGAGATGGGAAACTAACAGCTATTCGTGTAAAAAATACCGCCAATATGGGTGCGTATCTTTCAACTTTTGGTCCGGGTGTACCGACAATTGATTTTGGACTGATGATTACAGGAGCATATGATATTCCTAAGGCAGCTTGCGAGACATTCGGTGTTTATACAAATACAACGCCTACCGATGCTTATCGAGGTGCAGGCAAACCGGAATCCACGTATCAAATCGAACGGATGATAGATTTATTTGCCCGTGAAATTGGCATGGACCCTGTAGAATTTAGAAGAAAGAATTTCGCGAAAAAAGAGGATTTCCCATACACGAATGCGCAAGGACTCGTCTATGACAGTGGTGATTATGAAAAACCGCTAAATAAAGCATTGGAAATCCTAGATTATAAGAAATTAAGAGCAGAACAGGAAGCGTTAAGGAAAGAAGGCAAGCTAATCGGCATTGGGTTTTCCACTTATGTTGAATTATGTGGATTCGGTCCGTCAGCGGTTGCTGGTGCTATTGGATTCCAGGGAGGCGTTTGGGAAAATGCGACAATCCGAGTGCATCCATCAGGAAAAGTGACTGTATTCAGTGGTACATCACCGCATGGACAAGGTCATAATACGACATTTTCTCAAGTTGTCTCTGATAAATTAGGCATTCCTTTAGAAGACATTGAATTTGTTTTCAGTGATACGAAAGCAGTTTCTATGGGATGGGGAACATATGGATCTCGTTCAGTTGCTGTAGGTGGTGGAGCAATTTCTATTGCTGCCGATCGAATTATTGAAAAAGCGAAGAAAATAGCTGCACATGAGCTGGAGACTTCTGTGGAAGATATCGACTTTGAAGATGGTGTATTTAAAATTAGCGGCGTACCTGGTATGGAGCGGAAATTTGTTGATATTGCTAAGTCAGCAAACTATGCATGGAATTTGCCTGAGGGAGTAGAGCCAGCTCTTGAGGCACAAGCATTCTTTGATCCAGAGAACTTTGTCTATCCTTTTGGCACACATATTGTTGTTGCCGAGGTGGATAAAGATACCGGACAAATTGAATTAAAGCGTTATGTTGCGGTAGATGACGTGGGAAGAGTGATTAACCCGCTAACGTCAGAGGGTCAAGTTCATGGCGGGATCGCCCAAGGAGTCGGCCAAGCGATGTGGGAAGGGATTGTCTATAGTGATCAGGGACAGCTATTATCAGGCTCGTTCATGGACTATACGATGCCAAAAGCTCGTTTCTTTCCAACTATTGAAACAGCCTTTACGGAAACATTATCACCTGTAAACCAGCTCGGTGCAAAGGGGATAGGAGAAACTGGAACGACTGCTTCGATTGCAGCTGTAATGAATGCTGTAGTGGATGCACTTCAGCCATATGGTGTCACAGATGTGGAGATGCCGCTTACTCCTGAGAAAATATGGAACATTATCCAAACTGGAGGGGAAAACAATGATACCATCTAA
- a CDS encoding (2Fe-2S)-binding protein → MEEVNVTVKINGKERSAKVEPRMLLTHFIRDGLSLTGTHIGCDTSQCGSCSVMVDGHVVKSCTLLAVQVDGSEIITVEGLGTVENLHPMQKAFWEEHGLQCGYCTPGVMMAAIGLLQENPEPSDEEIREGLEGVICRCTGYQFIVSAVKHAAKLMAAENQVVGEGR, encoded by the coding sequence ATGGAAGAGGTAAACGTAACAGTAAAAATTAATGGAAAAGAGAGAAGTGCGAAGGTGGAACCACGAATGTTGTTAACGCATTTTATCCGCGATGGCCTCTCGCTTACCGGTACTCATATTGGTTGTGACACGAGTCAATGTGGATCCTGCTCGGTCATGGTGGATGGTCATGTGGTGAAGTCCTGCACACTGCTTGCTGTACAGGTTGATGGTTCAGAAATAATTACTGTAGAAGGACTTGGCACCGTTGAAAATCTCCACCCGATGCAAAAGGCATTCTGGGAGGAGCATGGATTGCAATGTGGCTATTGTACGCCTGGTGTTATGATGGCGGCAATTGGTCTTCTCCAAGAAAATCCTGAACCAAGTGACGAAGAAATTCGTGAAGGCCTTGAAGGGGTTATTTGCCGCTGTACTGGCTATCAATTTATTGTAAGCGCAGTAAAACATGCAGCAAAGTTAATGGCTGCAGAAAACCAAGTCGTTGGGGAGGGCAGATAA
- a CDS encoding CoxG family protein, with translation MRIEHVYTFKGVPRNIVWETIQDKEVLQKALPGCKVFEEVEENKYHSVLGINIGPIKGEFTADVEQLDMEEPEAYRLLVKAKGKPGEIDADAAIQFEETAEGTVLTCVAEVQITGLLASIGQRVVGGVAKVVIGQFFKDVDKETKKAA, from the coding sequence TTGCGAATTGAACATGTTTATACGTTTAAAGGGGTTCCAAGAAACATTGTATGGGAAACGATTCAGGACAAAGAAGTACTTCAGAAAGCATTACCAGGCTGCAAAGTATTTGAAGAAGTTGAAGAAAATAAATATCACTCTGTATTAGGGATTAACATAGGACCGATAAAGGGTGAATTTACGGCAGATGTAGAACAATTAGATATGGAAGAGCCAGAAGCTTATCGCTTACTTGTAAAAGCAAAGGGGAAACCAGGAGAAATCGACGCAGATGCTGCGATACAATTCGAGGAAACGGCTGAAGGTACGGTTTTAACCTGTGTTGCAGAGGTGCAGATTACCGGCTTATTAGCATCTATTGGTCAACGCGTAGTTGGTGGAGTTGCCAAGGTAGTGATTGGCCAATTTTTTAAAGATGTAGATAAGGAAACAAAGAAAGCAGCATAA